One segment of Acropora muricata isolate sample 2 chromosome 8, ASM3666990v1, whole genome shotgun sequence DNA contains the following:
- the LOC136925295 gene encoding uncharacterized protein, translated as MLCLKEEFEIDGFQRKMLKSWQKATQRQTQSSFLPIVDAVLISLTVFVICVATQAGDRVLRIFKVTCPWDWKECIVNIGFTWLISYICFHLLRFSAMDDNTLERLAKSKENSRERKAKNEIKP; from the exons ATGCTATGTTTGAAAGAAGAGTTTGAGATTGATGGTTTTCAACGAAAAATGTTGAAATCGTGGCAAAAGGCAACGCAACGTCAAACTCAATCCTCCTTTCTGCCAATAGTCGATGCTGTGCTGATTTCCTTAACCGTGTTTGTTATCTGCGTTGCAACGCAAGCTGGAG ATCGAGTTCTTAGAATATTTAAAGTGACCTGCCCATGGGATTGGAAGGAATGCATCGTAAACATTGGATTTACTTGGCTTATCTCGTATATCTGCTTTCACTTACTACGATTCTCTGCAATGGATGATAACACCCTGGAGAG ACTAGCAAAGTCGAAGGAAAACTCGCGTGAGCggaaggcaaagaatgaaataaaACCATAG
- the LOC136925294 gene encoding 2Fe-2S ferredoxin-like has protein sequence MFQILAGKKMAARLFSSVIGCTRLPASLRLRLGLTPKGTSAFVLPKNAYFRTTGISTSKAQEKGETVEINFVDRDGDVITVNAKVGDTLLDVAKDNDVDLEGACEGTLSCSTCHIIFKPEEMAALNLDEPSDEELDMLDLAYGLEKTSRLGCQILVTKDFKGITLRVPEAQRDVRDL, from the exons ATGTTCCAAATCCTAGCTGGCAAGAAAATGGCCGCTCGTTTGTTTAGTAGTGTAATAGGTTGCACGCGATTGCCGGCGTCTCTGAGACTTCGCTTGGGCCTCACACCTAAAGGTACATCTGCATTTGTCCTACCAAAGAATGCCTACTTTCGGACGACTGGGATCTCGACCTCAAAAGCGCAGGAAAAAGGAGAAAC GGTAGAAATAAACTTTGTTGATAGAGATGGGGATGTCATTACAGTGAATGCAAAAGTTGGAGATACATTACTTGATGTAGCAAAAGATAATGATGTTGATTTAGAAG GTGCTTGTGAAGGCACTTTGTCTTGTTCAACTTGTCACATCATATTTAAGCCTGAAGAAATGGCTGCATTAAATCTGGATGAACCTTCTGATGAAGAGCTTGATATGTTGGACTTAGCTTATGGTCTGGAAAAAAC GTCTCGTCTTGGATGTCAAATTCTTGTCACCAAAGATTTTAAAGGCATCACGCTCAGAGTTCCAGAAGCCCAAAGAGATGTTAGGGATCTATAA
- the LOC136925292 gene encoding uncharacterized protein has product MKSLALCFFLVFAVYGSELNLKSSTKGRSTEVNVTESQRENIETVAINVRRVHVDRDQNGDFEDATMLKVNIQVSVIDGIVHVNKSKAIYASVTAFHFFAEIDEIIIGKNKKVLQRLTKVPIVIRVLVTEATKRGSNGQVGKMLIVEEEITEVNNKVVEQIDVKQVVITLDSANNELLTKREMTVIALKDSAIHKKPASDDTHKYPDGRLPHPKLKQPKLPEEPYKVDKSKHGLCAAFYKLPFAARIAIVAVIALFGLGTFGCCLYMFCCKPPAQGKKLDLKDFEDKFYYDVDLEAPPLENKVPIEKQQLVIDA; this is encoded by the exons ATGAAGAGTTTGGCGCTCTGTTTTTTCCTGGTTTTCGCCGTTTACGGCTCCGAATTGAATCTTAAGAGTTCAACTAAAGGCAGGAGCACTGAAGTTAATGTCACAGAGTCACAGAGAGAAAATATCGAGACAGTTGCCATCAACGTTCGACGAGTTCATGTCGACCGTGACCAAAatggagacttcgaagacgcTACAATGCTCAAG GTTAACATCCAAGTAAGCGTCATCGATGGTATTGTGCATGTGAACAAGTCAAAGGCCATTTATGCCAGTGTGACCGCTTTCCATTTCTTTGCAGAAATTG atgaaataattattggcaaAAATAAGAAAGTTCTGCAGCGCCTGACCAAGGTGCCTATTGTGATTAGGGTTTTGGTGACTGAAGCCACAAAGCGTGGAAGTAATGGTCAAGTAGGCAAAATGTTGATAGTTGAagaagaaatcactgaagtcaACAACAAGGTGGTGGAACAGATTGACGTGAAGCAAGTCGTAATTACACTGGATTCTGCCAATAATGAGCTGCTTACAAAGCGCGAAATGACCGTGATTGCACTGAAAGACTCGGCAATTCACAAGAAGCCTGCCTCTGATGACACCCACAAATATCCCGATG GCCGCTTGCCACATCCTAaactgaaacaacccaagctgCCCGAGGAACCATACAAAGTTGACAAG TCCAAGCATGGCCTGTGTGCGGCGTTCTACAAGCTGCCGTTTGCGGCTCGTATAGCCATCGTCGCAGTGATTGCTTTGTTCGGCCTCGGCACCTTCGGCTGCTGCTTGTACATGTTCTGCTGCAAGCCACCAGCGCAGGGCAAGAAGCTCGACCTCAAAGATTTCGAGGACAAGTTCTATTATGACGTGGACTTGGAAGCCCCACCATTGGAGAACAAGGTGCCAATTGAAAAGCAGCAGTTGGTGATCGATGCCTGA